In Methanomassiliicoccus sp., one DNA window encodes the following:
- a CDS encoding FAD-binding oxidoreductase, which translates to MPCEIISPWIKEMEDRPMGEPLVDDERTDIVIVGAGIAGTSTAYYLLQESDLRVSLLERTKVGYGASGRNGGQGIASVERSFKDLMGTHPGAEIASMLNDIDQGHRMVDEICRHIGLEDGLFKTTIWTGLSSLLEIQRQLEEMRLRAQYGAPIHPLMIDKETIPLVEIDPGLADMVSTTTTSKLKEVLCTRDRYIAAYPAPASLANSGRISQTIARHLLDNYPDRFVLHEESPVTSISFTDAVKARSQEGSVTADAAVICTNGYPPPEIESYEVPLISRSLRRYVASMVAHTSEENNAPGAFTYFHEEGDPEQEPYFYLTRRSFLLNGKDLVTVGGPQQPISEELDHGAEYPSGIYARIDGFLSRSYPRKLREEEMMCWNGPMGYTQDGMRLVGQDPQVPGLWYNTACNGIGFLPSIVGGWRVAAELKEALSR; encoded by the coding sequence ATGCCTTGTGAGATCATCTCCCCCTGGATCAAGGAGATGGAAGACCGCCCAATGGGCGAGCCACTAGTCGATGATGAGAGAACGGACATCGTCATCGTTGGCGCGGGGATCGCCGGGACCTCCACTGCCTACTATTTGCTGCAGGAGAGCGACCTCCGCGTTTCTCTCTTGGAAAGGACCAAGGTCGGTTATGGCGCGTCAGGCCGGAACGGTGGTCAAGGGATCGCGTCCGTGGAACGTAGCTTCAAGGACCTTATGGGTACACATCCAGGCGCAGAGATCGCCTCCATGCTCAACGACATCGACCAGGGACACCGGATGGTGGATGAGATCTGCAGGCACATAGGTCTTGAAGACGGTCTCTTCAAGACCACCATCTGGACCGGCCTCTCCTCTCTGCTGGAGATACAGCGTCAGTTGGAGGAGATGAGGCTGCGGGCCCAGTACGGCGCTCCCATCCATCCTTTGATGATAGATAAGGAGACAATCCCCCTGGTCGAGATCGATCCGGGGCTGGCTGATATGGTCTCGACCACGACCACCTCCAAGTTAAAGGAGGTCCTCTGCACCAGGGACCGGTACATCGCTGCTTACCCTGCACCAGCGTCCCTGGCCAACAGCGGGCGGATCAGCCAGACAATCGCCCGGCATCTTCTAGATAATTATCCTGATAGGTTCGTCCTGCACGAAGAAAGCCCTGTCACCAGCATCTCCTTCACGGACGCGGTGAAGGCTCGTTCACAGGAGGGTAGCGTAACGGCCGACGCCGCCGTGATATGCACCAACGGTTATCCTCCCCCGGAGATCGAATCATATGAAGTGCCCTTGATCTCCAGGTCCTTGCGAAGGTATGTGGCCTCCATGGTCGCTCACACCTCCGAGGAGAATAATGCTCCAGGAGCTTTCACGTACTTCCATGAGGAGGGGGACCCTGAGCAGGAACCGTACTTCTACCTCACCCGGCGGTCCTTCCTTCTGAACGGAAAGGACCTGGTGACCGTGGGCGGGCCCCAGCAGCCCATATCGGAGGAGCTGGACCACGGGGCGGAGTACCCCTCTGGCATCTACGCCAGGATCGACGGTTTCCTCTCTCGTTCCTATCCCCGCAAGCTCCGGGAGGAGGAGATGATGTGCTGGAACGGCCCCATGGGCTACACTCAGGACGGCATGAGGCTGGTCGGTCAGGACCCCCAGGTGCCTGGATTGTGGTACAACACCGCATGCAACGGAATAGGGTTCCTCCCATCCATAGTCGGCGGATGGAGGGTCGCAGCAGAGCTGAAGGAAGCACTATCCAGATAG
- a CDS encoding CehA/McbA family metallohydrolase yields the protein MKARSIVLIIVAIVVMAVAIVPVWSALSSTLFPSPSDNVDFAEYNPYASGGTWYKGQLHSHSTRSDGELAPSDVVARYASFGYKFIAISDHHTVTKIKGGSVLVLGQEYGKGSTESGLQYNPHMNGINISSAPSEDLPQQKRIDSITSQSGIVVLNHPTMFMFSYDLNDLKELRNYTAIEIYNGYSDGFLSGDAVSLWDDILSTGRVVWGTAGDDAHTSATYDKGWIEVRLSGKLTTANVINAIKRGSFYSTQGPMFDELRFNGTTFTVSSPDAHCISFYGRDGRLLETVNGGYANYTVKGNEGYVRAEVSADGLKAWSQPVFVGKSSTSVSGNTVSDIGPSFATRTWEPVWI from the coding sequence ATGAAGGCACGCTCGATCGTTCTTATCATCGTTGCCATCGTGGTGATGGCCGTCGCCATAGTGCCTGTGTGGTCAGCTCTCAGCAGCACGCTGTTCCCCTCGCCCAGCGACAATGTCGACTTCGCGGAGTATAATCCATATGCCAGCGGAGGTACCTGGTACAAGGGACAGCTGCACAGCCATTCCACGCGATCGGACGGCGAGCTCGCTCCCTCGGACGTCGTCGCCAGATATGCCAGCTTTGGATACAAGTTCATCGCCATCAGCGATCATCACACAGTGACGAAGATCAAGGGTGGCAGCGTCCTGGTGCTGGGGCAGGAGTATGGCAAGGGCTCCACCGAGTCAGGGCTTCAATATAATCCGCACATGAACGGGATTAACATCTCCTCGGCTCCCTCGGAGGACCTGCCGCAGCAGAAGAGGATCGACAGCATCACCTCCCAGAGCGGCATCGTGGTGCTTAACCATCCGACCATGTTCATGTTCTCCTACGACCTGAACGACCTGAAGGAGCTACGGAACTACACGGCGATCGAAATCTACAACGGCTACAGTGATGGTTTCCTGAGCGGTGATGCGGTATCCCTCTGGGACGACATCCTGAGTACAGGCAGGGTGGTCTGGGGAACGGCCGGCGATGATGCCCATACATCGGCGACGTACGACAAGGGGTGGATAGAGGTGAGGCTGAGCGGAAAGCTGACCACCGCCAACGTGATAAACGCAATAAAGCGAGGGTCGTTCTACTCTACCCAGGGGCCTATGTTCGATGAACTGAGGTTCAACGGGACGACCTTCACCGTCAGCAGTCCCGACGCCCATTGCATCAGCTTCTACGGTCGTGACGGAAGGCTGCTGGAGACCGTGAACGGCGGTTATGCCAACTATACCGTGAAGGGAAACGAGGGCTATGTCCGGGCGGAGGTCTCCGCTGATGGGCTTAAGGCCTGGAGCCAGCCGGTCTTCGTAGGAAAAAGTTCGACATCGGTGTCGGGTAACACCGTCTCCGATATCGGACCGTCCTTTGCAACCCGGACCTGGGAACCTGTATGGATCTAG
- a CDS encoding TPM domain-containing protein: MGLAVLAIVIGGTIAATYMVLRPSDTGRDEGIPELKYYTTDLAGVLTESDLYYIDEICYEVNLNSSCEIAVVVVNSTQPYDINYYALRTFQYNGIGKEGRDNGVLVVVATDDGSWRIEVGYGLEGILTDVRVNRLAQEYLLPNMTAGGYGDGLFELTFAMGMIMETEYSGDRGTDRTYPISWIPLTWGDWALVGVAYIFLAVVTKGWALRPLLFLIAIMSGGRGGFGGGRSGGGGASGR, encoded by the coding sequence GTGGGACTTGCTGTCCTAGCGATCGTCATCGGAGGCACCATAGCGGCCACCTACATGGTGCTCCGCCCATCGGACACAGGAAGGGACGAGGGGATACCGGAGCTGAAGTACTACACTACCGACCTTGCGGGGGTGCTCACGGAGAGCGACCTGTACTATATCGACGAGATCTGCTATGAGGTCAACCTGAACTCCTCCTGCGAGATAGCAGTAGTGGTCGTGAACAGTACCCAGCCCTACGACATAAACTACTATGCCCTGCGCACCTTCCAGTACAATGGCATAGGCAAGGAGGGAAGGGACAATGGAGTCCTCGTGGTGGTAGCGACCGATGACGGTTCCTGGAGGATAGAGGTCGGCTATGGGTTGGAGGGCATCCTGACCGATGTGCGAGTAAATCGGCTGGCCCAGGAGTACCTTTTACCCAATATGACCGCGGGAGGCTACGGCGACGGCCTCTTCGAGCTCACCTTCGCCATGGGCATGATTATGGAAACCGAGTACTCCGGGGATCGCGGGACTGACAGGACCTATCCGATCTCCTGGATACCCCTGACCTGGGGCGATTGGGCCCTGGTGGGGGTAGCGTACATATTCCTGGCGGTGGTCACCAAGGGATGGGCCCTTCGACCACTGCTGTTCCTGATCGCCATCATGAGCGGGGGCAGGGGAGGGTTTGGCGGAGGCCGTTCCGGGGGCGGGGGGGCCTCCGGGAGATGA
- a CDS encoding ABC transporter ATP-binding protein, protein MPAILVQDLRKKYAAVNALDGVNFTVPKGTFFGCFGPNGAGKSTLLKVLTGQIPQTSGSAQVLGLEVRDHGVRVREMIGIVPEVESPPSYLTAYEFLYFVAQVRKIDDIEKRIDRWLSFFDLEETKGTLCKDLSKGMRQKVMLSAAFIHEPELLFLDEPFVNLDPIYQHKLKEYLLELRGQGRTIFLCSHILEMAQKLCQEMVILNRGKVVASGRVEDLTVNEDLESLFLRMVSEDAST, encoded by the coding sequence ATGCCCGCCATCCTCGTGCAGGACCTGAGAAAGAAGTATGCGGCCGTCAACGCTTTGGACGGGGTCAATTTCACCGTCCCCAAAGGCACGTTCTTCGGATGTTTCGGTCCCAACGGAGCCGGCAAGTCTACCCTTCTGAAGGTCCTCACCGGGCAGATACCACAGACCAGTGGCAGCGCCCAGGTACTGGGCCTTGAGGTCCGGGACCATGGCGTTAGGGTGCGAGAGATGATAGGCATAGTTCCAGAGGTGGAATCACCACCCAGCTACCTTACCGCCTACGAGTTCCTGTACTTCGTGGCTCAGGTCCGGAAGATCGACGATATCGAGAAAAGAATCGACAGGTGGCTGAGCTTCTTCGATCTGGAGGAGACGAAGGGGACGCTGTGCAAGGACCTCTCCAAGGGTATGCGCCAGAAGGTCATGCTATCGGCGGCGTTCATCCACGAGCCCGAACTATTGTTCCTCGACGAGCCTTTCGTGAACCTTGATCCCATATACCAGCACAAGCTCAAGGAATACCTGCTGGAGCTGAGGGGGCAGGGGCGTACCATCTTCCTTTGCTCCCATATCCTGGAGATGGCTCAGAAGCTATGCCAGGAGATGGTGATACTCAACCGCGGAAAGGTCGTGGCCAGCGGTCGCGTGGAGGACCTGACGGTGAACGAGGACCTGGAATCGCTGTTCCTGCGCATGGTGAGCGAGGATGCATCTACTTAA
- a CDS encoding ABC transporter permease, which yields MSLTFKMMLRRLRGRKLSLTLSSFIVAWALAMMAAGLYSSEAIETSASSYLDDSRMPDLLVSLYEGRTPEEINSALASLPVQAYDLRLKETGQVLVNGSWSQATIIGISDPSRTDISRLTLLEGRLFSTPSEGVVIAGGKDIGGTAQLLVNGTSLSVDITGVVRSPEYLFNELQAGAIISGSGGATIIYIPLPTLMSASGNNINDIALMVDGGTREEIAASLVSLPVSSMTFKEDHPTVVFIDMGASKMAVMLPSISLVFVLIGGVSIFITMYRMVVSDSRNIGVLMSLGMERWRIAVTYLGMGMVTLLVGGLLGVLLGYGFTVAMTSLALQMMGDIPVVLPLSPIPFLIGFVITALVVLTASLVPVLFVLRQDIRTALSYVPRSHIWAWKGRGRSLSTTLGMRNLLREPKRAVAIMIAVGLTVGAAGSWLVLLDSSTSYIDGQSSSYLWDVSISFTSPRDQSEAMERFGDEMVARIMPYTILSGLASHDGRSTGIVMTSSPDMGGIRAWELRSGSLDFSGAVIAKKLADELGGGTGSVLSLAFGGKNIDLMVTGIVDDLQTDAVYTSNEMALSIIGEDVCQGIYVSLNSGQEASSYISTVSSDPWVAGVQPREDVVGSVHDLLASALSLFYGFFVLNLLIALAVATSAVVVSASERDLEFTAVSSLGLPRSFTIKSLLVEAALLGMVSSLLAVPFALLMAQVFAGLMEEAVFYIPVGMTIAAALTVLIVGWAFTTPSAVWPIRWSKRLDIARTLRERLQ from the coding sequence ATGTCCCTCACCTTCAAGATGATGCTGCGGAGGCTGCGAGGAAGGAAGCTCAGCCTGACACTATCCTCGTTCATCGTCGCCTGGGCACTGGCCATGATGGCGGCGGGGCTGTATAGCTCAGAGGCTATAGAGACCAGCGCCTCCTCCTACCTGGACGACAGCCGCATGCCAGACCTACTGGTATCTCTGTACGAGGGGCGGACTCCAGAGGAGATCAACAGCGCGCTCGCATCCCTTCCCGTGCAGGCCTATGATCTCAGGCTGAAGGAGACGGGGCAGGTCCTGGTGAACGGAAGCTGGTCCCAGGCCACCATAATCGGCATCTCTGATCCCTCCCGGACGGACATCAGTCGCCTCACTTTACTGGAAGGTCGGTTGTTCTCCACCCCCTCAGAAGGCGTCGTTATCGCGGGGGGCAAGGACATCGGGGGAACGGCCCAGCTGCTCGTGAACGGCACATCCCTGAGCGTAGACATAACGGGCGTGGTGCGCTCTCCGGAATACCTTTTCAACGAGCTACAGGCCGGAGCCATCATCTCCGGGTCAGGCGGGGCAACGATCATTTACATCCCCCTGCCCACGCTGATGTCGGCATCTGGTAACAACATAAACGACATCGCGCTGATGGTGGACGGTGGCACCAGGGAAGAGATCGCCGCTTCTCTCGTATCCCTGCCCGTCTCTTCCATGACCTTCAAAGAGGACCACCCCACTGTCGTGTTCATCGACATGGGAGCGAGCAAGATGGCGGTCATGCTGCCATCAATTAGCCTGGTGTTCGTGCTCATAGGCGGCGTTTCCATATTCATCACCATGTATCGCATGGTGGTGAGCGATTCCAGGAACATAGGGGTCCTGATGTCCCTGGGAATGGAAAGGTGGCGCATCGCGGTAACCTACCTCGGGATGGGCATGGTCACGCTGCTGGTGGGTGGATTGCTGGGTGTCCTGCTGGGTTACGGGTTCACGGTGGCTATGACATCGCTGGCTTTGCAGATGATGGGCGATATTCCCGTAGTGCTTCCGCTCAGCCCTATCCCCTTCCTCATAGGTTTCGTCATCACCGCACTGGTGGTCCTGACCGCAAGCCTGGTCCCGGTGCTTTTTGTGCTGCGACAGGACATCCGGACGGCCCTGAGCTACGTACCTCGATCGCATATCTGGGCGTGGAAGGGTCGGGGCAGGTCCCTGTCGACAACCCTGGGGATGCGTAACCTTCTCCGCGAGCCCAAACGTGCGGTCGCTATCATGATCGCGGTCGGCCTCACCGTGGGCGCTGCCGGCTCATGGTTGGTCCTTCTCGATTCCTCCACGTCGTACATTGACGGACAATCCTCCTCTTATCTCTGGGACGTCTCTATATCCTTCACGTCCCCCAGGGATCAGAGCGAGGCGATGGAACGGTTCGGGGACGAAATGGTAGCGAGGATCATGCCCTACACCATCCTTAGCGGCCTCGCCTCTCACGATGGGCGGTCCACAGGGATAGTGATGACATCATCCCCTGATATGGGCGGCATAAGGGCCTGGGAACTGCGCTCTGGGTCCCTGGACTTCAGCGGTGCGGTCATCGCCAAAAAGCTGGCCGACGAGCTGGGGGGCGGAACAGGAAGCGTGCTCAGCCTTGCGTTCGGCGGGAAGAACATAGACCTTATGGTGACAGGCATCGTGGATGACCTGCAGACCGACGCAGTGTACACCAGCAACGAGATGGCGCTATCCATCATCGGGGAGGACGTGTGTCAAGGCATTTATGTTTCCCTAAACTCAGGCCAGGAGGCGTCCAGCTACATCTCTACCGTATCCAGCGATCCCTGGGTAGCAGGAGTTCAACCACGGGAGGACGTCGTGGGCTCGGTACACGACCTGCTGGCCAGCGCGCTCTCCCTCTTTTACGGCTTCTTCGTGCTCAACCTCCTGATCGCGCTAGCGGTGGCGACATCAGCCGTCGTGGTCTCGGCATCCGAGAGGGACCTGGAGTTCACAGCAGTGTCCTCCCTTGGCCTTCCACGCTCCTTCACAATAAAATCCCTGCTGGTGGAGGCTGCCCTCCTAGGCATGGTGTCGTCCCTGCTGGCGGTCCCTTTCGCCCTACTCATGGCCCAGGTGTTCGCGGGTCTGATGGAGGAGGCCGTGTTCTACATCCCCGTGGGGATGACCATCGCTGCTGCCCTGACCGTCCTCATTGTGGGTTGGGCGTTCACAACGCCCTCGGCCGTCTGGCCCATCCGTTGGAGCAAGAGGCTGGACATAGCTCGGACGCTCAGGGAGAGGCTCCAGTAG
- a CDS encoding LemA family protein: protein MVERKGLLVGVVALAVIVVLVLTVVLSYNSLISKDQNVNNKWSNIEVEIQRQVELVPQLLQQENVSMYFEQGLLENITSLRTQWLNTMADRSVNEQVNFSTEFMVQMGAFMSVVESYPAIQSTDTIRDIIVSLEGTQNRIAAARIFYNDAVNEYNTAILSFPNNMLAGTFGFEQASYFQQGQ from the coding sequence ATGGTTGAAAGAAAGGGCCTTCTGGTCGGAGTGGTCGCCCTAGCGGTGATCGTCGTCCTGGTGCTCACGGTAGTGCTCTCCTACAACTCCCTGATCTCTAAAGATCAGAACGTAAACAACAAGTGGAGCAATATCGAGGTCGAGATCCAGCGCCAGGTCGAACTGGTTCCGCAGCTCCTACAACAGGAGAACGTGTCCATGTATTTCGAGCAGGGGCTGCTGGAGAACATCACCTCCCTCCGTACTCAGTGGCTGAACACCATGGCCGACCGTTCGGTGAACGAGCAGGTCAACTTCAGTACCGAGTTCATGGTCCAGATGGGGGCCTTCATGTCCGTGGTGGAATCGTACCCTGCCATCCAGTCGACCGATACCATCCGAGATATAATTGTGTCTCTGGAGGGGACGCAGAACCGTATTGCCGCAGCCAGGATATTCTATAATGATGCGGTGAACGAGTACAACACCGCCATCCTCAGCTTCCCCAACAATATGTTAGCCGGTACCTTCGGTTTCGAGCAGGCCTCCTACTTCCAGCAGGGGCAGTGA
- a CDS encoding ABC transporter ATP-binding protein — MSFLNVMALSKAFRSGDEETLVLSDLALSVERGEMVMIMGPSGSGKTTLLNAIGGIERPDAGSIIVDGREITLLDRNGLNDYRRTDVGFVFQFYNLIPTLTALENVMLAIEGRGFTRVDARERSIKELEAVGMVEKLDSFPQQLSAGQQQRVAIARALVKRPKLVLADEPTGNLDEGSEGVVLDVLTRASKELGTSFVVVSHNFRLRERMDRCYELRRGRLIEA, encoded by the coding sequence ATGAGCTTCCTTAATGTGATGGCGCTTTCCAAGGCCTTCCGCAGCGGGGACGAGGAGACATTGGTCCTGTCGGACCTGGCATTGTCGGTGGAGAGGGGCGAGATGGTGATGATCATGGGCCCATCGGGTTCGGGGAAGACCACCTTGCTCAATGCCATCGGTGGCATCGAACGGCCGGATGCGGGGAGCATCATAGTGGACGGGCGGGAAATCACATTATTGGACCGCAACGGACTCAATGATTACCGCCGCACCGATGTCGGCTTCGTCTTTCAGTTCTATAATCTCATACCCACCCTCACCGCGCTGGAGAACGTAATGCTGGCTATCGAGGGAAGGGGGTTCACTAGGGTGGATGCCAGGGAACGGTCCATAAAGGAGCTGGAGGCTGTGGGTATGGTGGAAAAGCTCGACAGCTTTCCCCAGCAGCTCTCTGCTGGACAGCAGCAGAGGGTGGCCATCGCCCGTGCCCTGGTCAAGAGGCCCAAACTGGTCCTCGCCGATGAACCGACTGGGAACCTGGATGAAGGTAGCGAAGGTGTCGTGCTCGACGTTCTCACGCGAGCAAGCAAGGAGCTGGGGACGTCCTTCGTGGTGGTCTCACACAACTTCCGCCTCCGGGAACGCATGGACCGATGCTATGAGCTGAGGCGCGGTCGGCTGATCGAGGCATGA
- the msrA gene encoding peptide-methionine (S)-S-oxide reductase MsrA gives MTEEKATFGAGCFWGVQAAFDNIEGVTSTTVGYTGGTLENPTYRDVCGHRTGHAEAVEISFDPRIVKYDELLEVFWRIHDPTTLNRQGPDVGDQYRSSIFYHTPEQREKAERSKSEQQASGRYRNPIVTEIVPAGKFWRAEEYHQKYLVKHGRAACHTR, from the coding sequence ATGACAGAAGAGAAAGCTACCTTTGGGGCTGGTTGTTTCTGGGGCGTTCAGGCGGCGTTCGACAATATCGAGGGGGTCACCTCCACCACCGTGGGCTACACGGGAGGGACCCTGGAAAATCCTACCTACCGTGATGTGTGCGGTCATCGGACCGGTCACGCCGAGGCGGTGGAGATCAGCTTCGATCCGCGCATCGTGAAGTACGACGAACTGCTGGAGGTCTTCTGGAGGATACACGATCCCACCACCCTGAACCGCCAGGGTCCGGATGTCGGTGACCAGTACCGCTCATCGATATTCTACCACACGCCGGAGCAACGGGAGAAGGCCGAGCGTTCCAAGTCCGAGCAGCAGGCCAGTGGCCGCTACAGGAACCCCATTGTCACCGAGATCGTCCCAGCTGGTAAGTTCTGGCGAGCTGAAGAGTACCATCAGAAGTACCTGGTCAAACACGGTCGTGCGGCATGTCACACGAGGTAG
- a CDS encoding DUF2127 domain-containing protein encodes MAILNALGGIMTLIGGVAAIGVTSTGILAPLGIVFGGFTILIGLFQLIIAWGLWTGKKWAWLLALIFGILGVIFGILGLIGGGFTGIVSLLINAIIVYYLMRPEVKAFFGR; translated from the coding sequence TTGGCGATATTGAACGCTCTGGGCGGGATCATGACCCTTATAGGTGGGGTAGCCGCGATCGGGGTCACGTCGACAGGGATCCTTGCACCTCTAGGGATAGTCTTTGGCGGATTCACGATCTTGATCGGCCTATTCCAGCTCATAATCGCCTGGGGCTTGTGGACCGGGAAGAAATGGGCATGGTTGCTCGCACTCATCTTCGGCATACTGGGTGTGATCTTCGGGATACTGGGCCTTATAGGCGGTGGATTCACCGGCATCGTGAGCCTGCTCATCAACGCCATCATCGTCTACTATCTGATGAGGCCAGAGGTAAAGGCCTTCTTCGGACGGTAG
- a CDS encoding DUF2284 domain-containing protein encodes MVDSVIDARDLEALCELARSRGASGVSTMDARGVVLDPRVRLKCTVPMCEHYGHNLMCPPNFMPLQEFGKVLERYSRAILVQYPIPVRSFTIDDSARGMEQAYADKEYYQQLLCSEIAFIDLMGLLEKEAMRAGHRFAAAFSGGACRLCDECVGQGSGKSCRHPFRSRPATEAMGIDVFETARNAGLPFDLPPKDRPVWNGLLLVD; translated from the coding sequence ATGGTAGATAGCGTGATCGATGCAAGAGACCTTGAGGCATTGTGCGAACTGGCCAGGTCCAGGGGGGCAAGTGGCGTCAGTACCATGGATGCGCGCGGAGTCGTCCTGGACCCCCGGGTGCGCCTGAAGTGCACCGTCCCTATGTGCGAACACTATGGCCATAACCTCATGTGCCCGCCCAACTTCATGCCCTTACAAGAGTTCGGAAAGGTGCTGGAGAGGTACTCCCGGGCCATATTGGTACAGTACCCCATCCCCGTGCGCTCCTTCACCATCGATGACAGCGCCCGGGGCATGGAGCAGGCGTACGCGGACAAGGAATACTATCAGCAGCTGCTCTGTTCGGAGATAGCGTTCATCGATCTCATGGGGCTGCTGGAGAAGGAAGCCATGAGGGCAGGGCACCGCTTCGCCGCGGCCTTCTCCGGCGGGGCCTGCCGCCTGTGCGACGAGTGCGTTGGCCAAGGTTCGGGAAAGAGCTGCCGGCACCCCTTCCGCTCCCGGCCGGCGACGGAGGCCATGGGCATAGATGTGTTCGAGACCGCCAGGAACGCGGGTCTGCCTTTCGACCTTCCGCCCAAGGACCGCCCGGTGTGGAACGGTCTGCTCCTGGTCGATTGA
- a CDS encoding sodium:calcium antiporter produces the protein MIVPLLVLLIGVVAIYFGARWLVEGASELAAHFGVPPLVIGLTIVSFGTSLPELVLGVLSGLEGVGSLSVGNVIGANISNATYIIGACAILTPIIVRFEEIRREAIFMLASLLVLLLFAYDGTLGAVEGIVMVALFVLYVALLVRSLYCCRPSRVVVEEFEAARPDVEPPLKSLSFVLVGAVILIVATDAAVRSATEVATSLGMSEFLIGLTIVTLGTTTPEFATSLVAAYKKRADIAVGNALGTLVFNSLLVLGVGAMIRPLTLTETQILLGIVPLLLFGTLLAGIVYRREGIGRREGVFLVVLYVIYLAILLSYS, from the coding sequence ATGATAGTCCCCCTGCTGGTTTTGTTGATCGGGGTCGTTGCCATTTACTTCGGCGCTCGGTGGCTTGTCGAGGGCGCGTCGGAACTGGCTGCCCACTTCGGCGTTCCTCCACTGGTAATCGGACTGACCATCGTCTCATTTGGCACATCCCTACCAGAGCTGGTCCTGGGGGTGCTGTCAGGGCTGGAGGGTGTGGGTTCGCTCTCTGTGGGCAATGTCATAGGGGCCAACATATCCAATGCCACTTACATCATAGGTGCTTGTGCCATCCTGACCCCTATCATCGTCAGGTTCGAGGAGATAAGGAGAGAGGCCATATTCATGCTGGCGTCGCTGCTCGTGCTGTTGCTGTTCGCTTATGATGGCACCCTCGGAGCTGTGGAGGGTATCGTCATGGTCGCTCTATTTGTCCTCTACGTAGCCCTGCTGGTGCGGTCGCTCTACTGCTGCCGGCCCTCCCGGGTGGTGGTGGAGGAGTTCGAGGCTGCGAGACCGGATGTGGAGCCCCCGCTGAAAAGCCTGTCCTTCGTGCTGGTAGGCGCGGTCATATTGATCGTTGCCACCGATGCGGCTGTCCGGTCAGCCACGGAGGTGGCCACGAGCCTGGGGATGAGCGAGTTCCTCATTGGGCTCACTATCGTTACCTTGGGCACCACGACCCCTGAGTTTGCCACCAGCTTGGTCGCTGCTTACAAGAAGAGGGCGGACATTGCCGTCGGCAACGCCCTGGGAACGCTGGTGTTCAATTCCTTGTTGGTCCTTGGTGTTGGTGCCATGATCAGGCCCCTAACGTTGACAGAAACCCAGATCTTGCTGGGTATAGTTCCCCTACTCCTCTTCGGCACCTTACTGGCAGGGATCGTGTACCGTCGCGAGGGCATCGGTAGGCGGGAGGGCGTGTTCCTGGTGGTCCTATACGTCATATATCTGGCAATATTGCTTTCTTACAGTTGA
- a CDS encoding ArsR family transcriptional regulator, with amino-acid sequence MNRIKVINEPSELVPMLRAVDTQIKREVLKEVTLEWRTTKEIEAKFGEEGSNALKFFEKMKLVETRWQSTSGSFPEKAYHTYYTSFHINASWPVYEISDVLAAAMMPEDEFEKLEKQIFKEVGPEGRFAGDIAEKLGITSTMLRSLVKRSVRLDYRGHRIERLKE; translated from the coding sequence ATGAACAGAATCAAGGTTATCAACGAGCCATCGGAACTTGTACCGATGCTGCGGGCTGTTGATACCCAGATAAAGAGAGAGGTCCTCAAGGAAGTTACTTTGGAGTGGAGGACCACCAAGGAGATCGAGGCCAAGTTCGGGGAAGAAGGGTCGAACGCTTTGAAGTTCTTTGAAAAGATGAAGCTCGTGGAGACCCGCTGGCAATCTACGAGCGGGTCCTTCCCGGAAAAGGCCTACCATACCTATTACACCTCTTTTCATATTAACGCCTCCTGGCCTGTTTATGAGATCTCTGACGTCCTTGCTGCCGCCATGATGCCGGAGGACGAGTTCGAGAAGCTGGAGAAGCAGATATTCAAAGAGGTCGGGCCCGAGGGGCGCTTCGCCGGGGATATCGCCGAGAAGCTGGGCATAACATCCACTATGCTTCGCAGCCTGGTCAAACGCTCTGTGCGCCTGGACTACCGCGGGCACCGCATTGAACGCCTCAAGGAGTAA